A part of Candidatus Cloacimonadaceae bacterium genomic DNA contains:
- a CDS encoding helix-turn-helix domain-containing protein: MAPMNTNTVEVIEMMSIFKDDRNYRTDEIAEVLRVDRSSVYRWIRDIPDPLPAFRTKENGQLRCAGKDLNEYLLKHKVRPEYE, from the coding sequence ATGGCACCTATGAATACCAATACTGTAGAGGTAATAGAAATGATGAGTATCTTCAAAGATGATCGCAACTACCGGACGGATGAGATAGCAGAGGTGCTAAGGGTTGACCGTTCCAGTGTCTATCGCTGGATCAGAGATATCCCCGATCCTCTGCCTGCCTTCCGCACCAAAGAGAATGGACAGTTACGCTGTGCCGGGAAAGACCTAAACGAATACCTGCTTAAGCATAAAGTAAGACCTGAGTATGAGTAA